From the Theobroma cacao cultivar B97-61/B2 chromosome 2, Criollo_cocoa_genome_V2, whole genome shotgun sequence genome, one window contains:
- the LOC108660961 gene encoding putative pentatricopeptide repeat-containing protein At3g18840 isoform X2 gives MRSLKDGLILHVQAIKASFTPSTLTSNQLIHLYSKHGLIHEAQKLFDEMPERNVFSWNTIISAYIKSQNLTQARALFDDAPHKDLVTYNSMLSGYVSADGSETHAVKLFYDMQAACDDKIKIDEFTVTTMLSLSAKLTNLSYGAQLHCFMVKTGNNKTGFAVSSLIDMYSKCGCFKEAFQVYKGGGGLVDLVSKNAMVAAFCREGYQQHGYIEESLKLFVRMGENGVRWNEHTFTSVLSACSILKNLKAGKEVHGWVLKNGLSLNPFVSSGIVDVYCKCGQMKYAELMHLGSGRSITFSVTSMIVGYSSQGNMVEARRLFDSFDEKNSVVWTALFSGYLKSQNCDAVFQLLGEFWEKEATIPDGLILMCVLGASALQAALDPGKQTHGYILRVGIEMDEKLFSAIIDMYSKCGHIAYAGKMFQKVNFKDSVIYNVMMAGYAHHGHESKVFQLFEEMLQQGIRPDVVTFVALLSACRHCGSAELGEKYFNSMTESYKILPEIDHYACMIDLYGRANQLEKAVEFMKVIPVEQDAAIMGAFLNACRLNKNAELAREAEAKLLRIEGDSGARYVQLANIYAAEGKWAEMGRIRKEMRGKVKKFAGCSWVFVDNGVNTFISSDRSHSKAEAIYATLDCLTRKLHETGEAFL, from the exons ATGAGGTCCTTGAAAGATGGCTTAATATTGCACGTCCAGGCCATTAAGGCTAGCTTCACGCCATCAACCCTCACTTCCAACCAACTCATTCATCTCTACTCCAAACACGGCCTAATCCATGAAGCTCAAAAATTGTTCGATGAAATGCCGGAGCGAAATGTTTTCTCGTGGAACACCATCATCTCCGCTTATATAAAATCCCAAAACTTAACTCAAGCCCGTGCTTTATTCGATGATGCACCGCACAAAGACTTGGTCACTTATAATTCTATGTTGTCTGGTTATGTAAGCGCCGATGGGTCTGAAACTCACGCGGTCAAATTATTTTACGACATGCAAGCGGCCTGTGATGATAAGATTAAAATCGACGAATTTACTGTAACTACAATGCTAAGCTTGAGTGCAAAGTTGACTAACTTGAGTTACGGTGCTCAGTTACATTGTTTTATGGTGAAAACAGGGAATAACAAAACTGGTTTTGCAGTGAGTTCTCTTATTGACATGTATTCTAAATGTGGGTGTTTTAAAGAAGCCTTTCAAGTTTATAAGGGTGGTGGCGGATTGGTTGATTTGGTTTCAAAGAATGCAATGGTGGCAGCTTTTTGTAGAGAAG GTTATCAACAACATGGTTACATTGAGGAGTCATTGAAGTTGTTTGTTAGGATGGGAGAAAATGGGGTTAGATGGAATGAGCATACTTTTACAAGTGTTCTAAGTGCTTGCTCTATATTGAAGAATTTGAAAGCTGGAAAGGAAGTTCATGGCTGGgttttgaaaaatgggttGAGTTTAAATCCGTTTGTAAGTAGTGGCATTGTTGATGTTTATTGCAAGTGTGGTCAAATGAAGTATGCAGAGTTAATGCATTTGGGTAGTGGGAGAAGCATCACCTTTTCTGTTACTTCAATGATTGTTGGTTATTCATCTCAAGGTAATATGGTAGAAGCACGGAGGCTTTTTGATTCGTTCGATGAGAAGAATTCTGTTGTGTGGACGGCATTATTTTCTGGTTATCTCAAATCACAGAATTGTGATGCTGTGTTTCAACTCTTAGGTGAGTTTTGGGAGAAGGAAGCAACCATTCCTGATGGTTTGATACTTATGTGTGTGCTTGGTGCTAGTGCCTTACAAGCTGCTCTGGATCCAGGAAAGCAGACTCATGGTTATATACTGAGAGTGGGAATTGAAATGGACGAGAAGTTGTTTAGTGCTATCATAGATATGTACTCAAAATGTGGACATATAGCATATGCAGGAAAGATGTTTCAGAAGGTTAATTTTAAGGATTCAGTCATATACAATGTAATGATGGCTGGGTATGCTCATCATGGGCATGAAAGTAAAGTTTTCCAGCTGTTTGAGGAGATGTTGCAGCAAGGAATCAGGCCTGATGTTGTTACCTTTGTTGCACTTCTATCAGCTTGCCGTCACTGTGGTTCAGCAGAACTGGGTGAAAAATACTTTAATTCCATGACAGAATCTTATAAGATATTGCCTGAGATTGACCACTATGCTTGTATGATTGATCTGTATGGGAGGGCTAATCAATTAGAGAAAGCGGTGGAATTTATGAAAGTTATTCCCGTAGAGCAGGATGCTGCTATTATGGGGGCATTTCTGAATGCTTGTAGGCTAAATAAAAATGCAGAATTGGCCAGAGAAGCAGAAGCGAAACTACTAAGAATTGAAGGAGATAGCGGGGCTCGTTATGTGCAGCTGGCAAATATTTATGCTGCTGAAGGAAAGTGGGCAGAGATGGGGAGGATAAGGAAGGAGATGAGGGGGAAGGTCAAGAAGTTTGCCGGTTGCAGTTGGGTATTTGTGGATAATGGAGTTAACACTTTTATCTCCAGTGATAGATCCCACTCAAAAGCAGAGGCTATTTATGCAACATTAGACTGCTTGACCAGAAAAC
- the LOC108660961 gene encoding putative pentatricopeptide repeat-containing protein At3g18840 isoform X1: MRSLKDGLILHVQAIKASFTPSTLTSNQLIHLYSKHGLIHEAQKLFDEMPERNVFSWNTIISAYIKSQNLTQARALFDDAPHKDLVTYNSMLSGYVSADGSETHAVKLFYDMQAACDDKIKIDEFTVTTMLSLSAKLTNLSYGAQLHCFMVKTGNNKTGFAVSSLIDMYSKCGCFKEAFQVYKGGGGLVDLVSKNAMVAAFCREGEMEMALELFWKEPELNDAVSWNTLISGYQQHGYIEESLKLFVRMGENGVRWNEHTFTSVLSACSILKNLKAGKEVHGWVLKNGLSLNPFVSSGIVDVYCKCGQMKYAELMHLGSGRSITFSVTSMIVGYSSQGNMVEARRLFDSFDEKNSVVWTALFSGYLKSQNCDAVFQLLGEFWEKEATIPDGLILMCVLGASALQAALDPGKQTHGYILRVGIEMDEKLFSAIIDMYSKCGHIAYAGKMFQKVNFKDSVIYNVMMAGYAHHGHESKVFQLFEEMLQQGIRPDVVTFVALLSACRHCGSAELGEKYFNSMTESYKILPEIDHYACMIDLYGRANQLEKAVEFMKVIPVEQDAAIMGAFLNACRLNKNAELAREAEAKLLRIEGDSGARYVQLANIYAAEGKWAEMGRIRKEMRGKVKKFAGCSWVFVDNGVNTFISSDRSHSKAEAIYATLDCLTRKLHETGEAFL; encoded by the coding sequence ATGAGGTCCTTGAAAGATGGCTTAATATTGCACGTCCAGGCCATTAAGGCTAGCTTCACGCCATCAACCCTCACTTCCAACCAACTCATTCATCTCTACTCCAAACACGGCCTAATCCATGAAGCTCAAAAATTGTTCGATGAAATGCCGGAGCGAAATGTTTTCTCGTGGAACACCATCATCTCCGCTTATATAAAATCCCAAAACTTAACTCAAGCCCGTGCTTTATTCGATGATGCACCGCACAAAGACTTGGTCACTTATAATTCTATGTTGTCTGGTTATGTAAGCGCCGATGGGTCTGAAACTCACGCGGTCAAATTATTTTACGACATGCAAGCGGCCTGTGATGATAAGATTAAAATCGACGAATTTACTGTAACTACAATGCTAAGCTTGAGTGCAAAGTTGACTAACTTGAGTTACGGTGCTCAGTTACATTGTTTTATGGTGAAAACAGGGAATAACAAAACTGGTTTTGCAGTGAGTTCTCTTATTGACATGTATTCTAAATGTGGGTGTTTTAAAGAAGCCTTTCAAGTTTATAAGGGTGGTGGCGGATTGGTTGATTTGGTTTCAAAGAATGCAATGGTGGCAGCTTTTTGTAGAGAAGGTGAGATGGAAATGGCTTTGGAACTATTCTGGAAAGAGCCTGAGTTGAATGATGCTGTGTCTTGGAATACTTTGATTTCAGGTTATCAACAACATGGTTACATTGAGGAGTCATTGAAGTTGTTTGTTAGGATGGGAGAAAATGGGGTTAGATGGAATGAGCATACTTTTACAAGTGTTCTAAGTGCTTGCTCTATATTGAAGAATTTGAAAGCTGGAAAGGAAGTTCATGGCTGGgttttgaaaaatgggttGAGTTTAAATCCGTTTGTAAGTAGTGGCATTGTTGATGTTTATTGCAAGTGTGGTCAAATGAAGTATGCAGAGTTAATGCATTTGGGTAGTGGGAGAAGCATCACCTTTTCTGTTACTTCAATGATTGTTGGTTATTCATCTCAAGGTAATATGGTAGAAGCACGGAGGCTTTTTGATTCGTTCGATGAGAAGAATTCTGTTGTGTGGACGGCATTATTTTCTGGTTATCTCAAATCACAGAATTGTGATGCTGTGTTTCAACTCTTAGGTGAGTTTTGGGAGAAGGAAGCAACCATTCCTGATGGTTTGATACTTATGTGTGTGCTTGGTGCTAGTGCCTTACAAGCTGCTCTGGATCCAGGAAAGCAGACTCATGGTTATATACTGAGAGTGGGAATTGAAATGGACGAGAAGTTGTTTAGTGCTATCATAGATATGTACTCAAAATGTGGACATATAGCATATGCAGGAAAGATGTTTCAGAAGGTTAATTTTAAGGATTCAGTCATATACAATGTAATGATGGCTGGGTATGCTCATCATGGGCATGAAAGTAAAGTTTTCCAGCTGTTTGAGGAGATGTTGCAGCAAGGAATCAGGCCTGATGTTGTTACCTTTGTTGCACTTCTATCAGCTTGCCGTCACTGTGGTTCAGCAGAACTGGGTGAAAAATACTTTAATTCCATGACAGAATCTTATAAGATATTGCCTGAGATTGACCACTATGCTTGTATGATTGATCTGTATGGGAGGGCTAATCAATTAGAGAAAGCGGTGGAATTTATGAAAGTTATTCCCGTAGAGCAGGATGCTGCTATTATGGGGGCATTTCTGAATGCTTGTAGGCTAAATAAAAATGCAGAATTGGCCAGAGAAGCAGAAGCGAAACTACTAAGAATTGAAGGAGATAGCGGGGCTCGTTATGTGCAGCTGGCAAATATTTATGCTGCTGAAGGAAAGTGGGCAGAGATGGGGAGGATAAGGAAGGAGATGAGGGGGAAGGTCAAGAAGTTTGCCGGTTGCAGTTGGGTATTTGTGGATAATGGAGTTAACACTTTTATCTCCAGTGATAGATCCCACTCAAAAGCAGAGGCTATTTATGCAACATTAGACTGCTTGACCAGAAAAC